ATTGACAGGCGAGGCCGCCAGTTCGGCTAGCTTGGCGGGGCTGAGGTCGTCGGGGTTGGCTTCGAGGGTAATCTCGGCCCGCGGCGACACGTCGAAATGCTCATTAATCCCTGCAAAAATCTGGTCTAGCTCCGCGCCGGTGAGCAGCGAGGGCGTGCCGCCGCCGAAATAAATCGTATCGAGCGGCGCGTCGGAGGTAGGAAGGTAGTCCTTGCGCAGCACCATTTCCTTTACTAAAGCCTTCACGAACTGCCCTTGCAGCGCCCGCGAGGTGCTGAAGTGAAAGTCGCAGTAGTGGCACGCCTGCTTGCAAAACGGAATGTGAAGGTAGAGGCCGGGCATGGAAAAGGGTGGCGGAGCGCGATTTTTGCGGGAGGACAAAAATCGCGCTCCTGAAATTAAAAACCGCCCGGCGCGTTTGCGTTCCCAACGATGGCCCGACTCGCTACCTTCCTGCTTTGGAGCTGCTGGCTGCTGGGCCTGCGCGCCGGGCCCGCGCGCGCCCAAACCACCGATAACGGCCCCGGCGTGGCCGTGCCCAACGCGCCGGCGCTGGCCTCGCCGCCCCTACCCCCCCCTACCAGCCCCATCCCTGCCGCTGCCCCGCGCCGGCCGGTGCACCCGCGCGTGCTGCGCTTCGGGGCCGAGCCCGCCGGGCAGGCGCTGGTGCGCCGCCTGCACCCGCGCACCACGGTGCCCGACTCGCTCACCGCCCTGCGCACGGTGCGCGAAGTGGTGCTGGCCCTGCAAGCGGACTCCTACCTCACGGCCTCGGCCGACGAGCTGCATTGGAGCCACGACACGGTGCGGGCGCGCCTCTACGTGGGCGAGCAGTTTAGGTGGGCGTATTTGCACAATGGCAACCTGGGCGATGGCTTGTTAATCCGGGCCGGCTACCGCGAAAAGTTTTTCCGGCGCACGCCCTGGCGGCCCGCCGATTGGGTGGCCTTGCAGGAGCGCGTGCTCACGGAGGCCGAAAACCAGGGCTACCCCTTCGCCACGGTGGGGCTCGATTCGCTGCGCCTGACCGGGCGCGACATCGCGGGCCGGGTGGTGCTCAAGCGCGGCCCGGTGGTGTATTTCGACTCGCTGCAAATAGTGGGTACCACCAAAACCAAGAAGCGCTTCCTGACCAAATACCTGCAAATAGAGCCTGGCACGCCCTACAACCAGCAGCGCGTGGATGCCGCCGCCGCCCTACTACGCCAGCTGCCCTACGTACGCCTGCGCGCCGAGCCCGAGGTGCGCTTTGCCAGGGGCCGGGCGCGGGTATATCTGCTACTAGATGAGCGCTCCTCGAACCAGTTTGATGCCATTGTGGGGCTGCTGCCCAATACGGGCGGGGCCAGCGGGGTGCAGTTTACGGGCGACGTGACCATTGCCCTGCGCAATCTGCGCGGCGGCGGCAAGCAACTAGGCTTGCAGTGGCGCAAGGTCGATGCCCTCTCGCAACTGCTGGACCTCAGCTACTTGCACCCCAATATCTTTGGTACACCGCTCGAAGTAGGCGGCACCTTTAACCTCTACAAGCAAACCGGCAACTACCTCACCCTGCGCCCGCGCCTGCAAGTGAGCTACCCCACGGCGCGGGCCGGGCGGCTTACGTTTTTCGTGGAGCAGCGCAGCTCGCGCCTGCTACTCGACAGCGCCGCTTACGCTAGCCTCACGCAACTGCCCGACTACCTCGATTCAGAGTATACGTCCTACGGCGTGGGCTACTCGCGGGCGAATTTGGACGACCTGTTCTTTCCACACCGCGGACTGTTCCTGAGCGCGCAGGCGGGGGTAGGGACCAAAATTATTCGCCCCAACGCCTCCATCAGCGAGACGCTGTACGCGGGGCTGGGGCTGCGCTCCACGCAGTACAGCTTCAGCGGGCGGGCTGAGCACTACTGGGCGCTGGGCCGACAGACCGTAGTGCTGGCGCGGCTGCGCGGCGAGGGCTTGTTCAACCAGCAGTTTTTTCTTAATGACCTGTTTCGGCTGGGCGGCCTAAACTCGCTGCGCGGCTTCAACGAAAACCAGTTTTACACCAATGCCTACGGCGTGGGCACCGTCGAGCTGCGGCAGTTCACCGGGCCCGAGGGCTACGTATTCATCTTCGCCGACCAGGCGCTGTTGCAAGCCTACCAGGCCACCGACCTCAAGGTGAACGCCGTGGACAAGCCCACTGGCCTGGGCGCGGGCCTGAGCTTCCGCACGGCGGCGGGGCTGTTTCAATTTGTATATTCAGTGGGCCGCTCAGAGTTTTTAAACACCTCGTTTTCGCTCACTAATTCCCGGATTCACTTCGGGCTGACCAGTCGGTTTTAAGAGAGTTAAAAGTTAGGATTTTAGAGATGAAAGTTGTCTTTCCGCACTATTCAGCTCTTAATTTTAAACTCTTAACTCTTTACCCCAAATCCTGCCACTTCGGCGGCTTTTCGGCCAGGGTGTCATTAGGCACGTAAGTACCTGATTAAAAGCGCGTCATAACGTCTAGTTCTCAGCGTTTTCGGGGCTAGAATCAAGCTGGTACGGGGTTTGACTTAGTAGGGACGAAGCCATCTAAAAAGGCTCCTCCCTATGAAATTTATCAGCCGCGAATTTATCCGTTCTATCGCTCCGCAGCTCGACCTGCTCAACACCATTGGCGGGGGGGTAGCCCAGCCCAAGCTACGTATGAATGAGCGTCCTAAGGGCGTAGTGCTGCACGTGGCTATGCCCAGCGTGCCAGCCGAGAGCTTTCACGTCATGCTCAAGGATAGCAAGCTTACAGTATACGGCGAATTTCGTCACGCGCCGGAATCCCAGCTAGCTGCGCCGCTCTTCGTGCAAACCCTCGACCTGCCCCAGAACCTTGACCTGGCCGCCATCAATGCCTCGCACGAAAACGGTGAATTGCGCGTAGTTATTCCCTTCAAAGACCCGGCCGAGAGCCCCGCGCGTGAGATTGACATCCAGCCGGGCAGCTAAAGCTGCCCAGCCCGTCAATATGGCCGGGACCGACCGGCCCCTACCCCCTTTATAACGCCGGGACCGACCGGCCCTTTTGGTTTCACCCCATTGAGAGCCACTGCATAATGCAGTGGCTTTGTTGTTTTTAGGGAAGAATAATTTGTTATGGGCTTAGGAAGTAAAAGTCAAAAATAGGATGTAACCTTCTGTTATGCACTCCGCTAATCGCTATTATAAATGCAGCGAGCTTTCGGAGGTCAAATTTTGCGGCCTGCTGTGTCTATTTGTCCTGGATTTGATAGTTTCGAACGCGGCGCGGCTTACAAGCATGAGCGTGCGCCCGGTCAACGCGCTATACCTGTGCCTGCACCAGTTCTGCCCGTACCGGCCGAGCTAGACCGAGCGCCCGAACTTGATGAGTCGTACTTCGGCCCGCGCCGGGTGCGTGGCAAACGCGTGCGGGGAGTCAGTGGCAAAAAGATTATTTTCGGCCTGTTCAAGCGGGGCGACTAGGTATACACGGAAATCGTACCGGATTGCTCGAAAAATATTTTGCAGAGTATTGTTAGGGGTAAAAAGGGCCCCGCCGCGATGGTGAATACGGACGGCTGACGTGGCTAAGATGGCCTGCCGGACGTGAGCTACAGCCGCCAATGCCGGGTCCACCACGCCACGACACGTTTGTGCAAGGTATGGCCCATATCAACGGCATTGAGTCTTTCTGGAGCTTCGTCAAAAGTCGTTTGTAGCAGTTTGCTGGCGTGCCCAAGCATGTTTTTTTGTTACATTTGAAAAAATAAGAATTTTAATATATATTTTAATATTTACAACATATGTTTCTTAAAGAACTTTGTCAACGGCCCCTAAAATCTAGCTTTGCTTCCAAATTTCCTTTTTTAATAACACCCGCAGGTGCTAGCTCGCTGGTAAGCTGGCAGCACATGACACCTTTTAAATGATATTTTAAAATATTTCTTTCTATTTGATATCGAAGCATCTTGGCTTTCAACTAGAAGCAGACAACCAACCCGCCCGTTTAATTTTTGGACTAAACTTTTAACCAAGGTAGGTAGCAATGGCTGTGTAAAAGCCAGCCTATCTGCTTGGAAGAGTTCGTCGGCGGCCGCCCGCACGTTGGCATGGCCGATAGGATAATCAAAAAACATAAAAAAAGCTGCTTTCAACTATTCCCCGCTTCTTCCAATACGTCAATAAACTTTCGGGTGATGGTCTCGTTGCCAAAGGCTGCTAGGTGACCCGGCGCGGCAGCCCGGCACTGGGCCTGTTGCGTCGGGCTGTGCACCAAGTTAGCT
The genomic region above belongs to Hymenobacter psoromatis and contains:
- a CDS encoding BamA/TamA family outer membrane protein, which encodes MARLATFLLWSCWLLGLRAGPARAQTTDNGPGVAVPNAPALASPPLPPPTSPIPAAAPRRPVHPRVLRFGAEPAGQALVRRLHPRTTVPDSLTALRTVREVVLALQADSYLTASADELHWSHDTVRARLYVGEQFRWAYLHNGNLGDGLLIRAGYREKFFRRTPWRPADWVALQERVLTEAENQGYPFATVGLDSLRLTGRDIAGRVVLKRGPVVYFDSLQIVGTTKTKKRFLTKYLQIEPGTPYNQQRVDAAAALLRQLPYVRLRAEPEVRFARGRARVYLLLDERSSNQFDAIVGLLPNTGGASGVQFTGDVTIALRNLRGGGKQLGLQWRKVDALSQLLDLSYLHPNIFGTPLEVGGTFNLYKQTGNYLTLRPRLQVSYPTARAGRLTFFVEQRSSRLLLDSAAYASLTQLPDYLDSEYTSYGVGYSRANLDDLFFPHRGLFLSAQAGVGTKIIRPNASISETLYAGLGLRSTQYSFSGRAEHYWALGRQTVVLARLRGEGLFNQQFFLNDLFRLGGLNSLRGFNENQFYTNAYGVGTVELRQFTGPEGYVFIFADQALLQAYQATDLKVNAVDKPTGLGAGLSFRTAAGLFQFVYSVGRSEFLNTSFSLTNSRIHFGLTSRF
- a CDS encoding Hsp20/alpha crystallin family protein, with the translated sequence MKFISREFIRSIAPQLDLLNTIGGGVAQPKLRMNERPKGVVLHVAMPSVPAESFHVMLKDSKLTVYGEFRHAPESQLAAPLFVQTLDLPQNLDLAAINASHENGELRVVIPFKDPAESPAREIDIQPGS